The Hordeum vulgare subsp. vulgare chromosome 7H, MorexV3_pseudomolecules_assembly, whole genome shotgun sequence DNA window TCGTGGGTCGTGGCCGTGTCTTGTGTCTGGGGGTGGGTGATCTTCCATGGCGTCCACGGCGTACGCGCGCGGGTCAAAGCCGCCGGCCGGCCCCGGCGAGCGGAGGCAGCCGCGGCTGGCCAAGGAGCTGAGCAGGATCGAGCCTAAGAAGCTCGGGATTGGGCTCGTCGCCGGCTGCTGCCTCGCCCTCCTCACCTACATCTCCTTCGCCCGCCTCTTCGCCATCTACTCCCCGGTCTTCGGTGAGCGCCTCCGATCCACTTCTTCATCTTCGCGCAAGAATCGTTTCTTAGTAGATGTTTGTTTGGGTTTCCAAGCTTGCTGATTGATTTGAAAACAAAAAATTGTCGCTGCTGCAGAGAGCACGTCCATGGTGATGAAGAACGCCCCGCCCGCGTCCACGGCGGTGCCCAGCACGGAGCAGGCCGTGCCGGTGCAGAAGAAGGTCGAAGTCGAGGAGCAGAAAGATCTGGGTGGAGGCGACGCGGAGCCGAAGGAGCCCGGCTTTCCACAAGAAACAAAGATCGATGAAAAGGCGGAGACCCCAGCGGAGACAGAAAGCACCGAAAAAGAGGAGACCGCGGTAACCAAACCAGGTGAGTTCTTTTCCATTTCTTTCCCTGTCTCTACCTGAATCCGGCTGGGATCTTAAATCAAATGGAAACAGAGATCTTGCCTTTAATAGATGATGATTCCCCAAAGAGCTTAGCTTTAATCCCCTCGATACAGTACTAATCTAGTTCATTTACGAATAGTACTTGGTATACTTTTAGTCTGAACTTATGATCCGTATTTTGGTCAGACGGTGGCGATAAAACAGAAGAGGCCAAGGCCAAGATGACCTGCGACGAGAACGCCGTCGACGAGGGCTTCCCCTACGCGCGCCCGTCCGTCTGCGAGCTCACGGGCGACGTCCGGGTCAGCCCAAAGGAGAAGACCATGTTCTTCATCAACCCGGCCGGCGCCGGCCCGTTCGACGACAACGGGGAGAAGAAGATCCGGCCGTACGCCCGCAAGGACACCTTCCTGCTCCCGGGCGTCGTGGAGGTCACCATCAAGTCCGTGGCGTCGCCGGTCTCGGCGCCCGCGTGCGCCCGGCGCCACGACGTCCCCGCGGTGGTCTTCTCCACGGCCGGCTACACCGACAACTTCTTCCACGACAACACGGACGTGATGATCCCGCTCTTCCTCTCCACGGCGCACTTCGCCGGCGAGGTGCAGCTCCTCATCACCAACTTCAAGCCGTGGTGGGTCAAGAAATTCGCGCCGCTGCTCAAGAAGCTGTCCAACTATGAGGTGATCAACttcgacaaggaggaggaggtgcactGCTTCCCCGGCGGGCAGCTCGGGCTATACCGCGACCGCGACCTCATCATCGCCCCGCACGCGACCCGCAACCCGCACAACTACACCATGGTGGACTACAACCGGTTCCTCCGCCGCGCGTTCGGCCTGCCGCGGGACGTCCCCGCGGTGCTCGGCGAGAAGACGACCGTCAGGCCCAAGATGCTCATGATCGAGCGCAAGGGCACGCGCAAGCTGCTCAACCTGCCCGCCGTCCGTGCCCTCTGCGAGCAGCTCGGCttcgaggtgaccgtggcggaggCCGGCGCGGACGTGCGTGCGTTCGCCGAGACCGTCAACGCCGCCGACGTGCTCCTGGCCGTGCACGGCGCCGGGCTGACCAACCAGATCTTCCTGCCCACGGGCGCCGTGCTGGTGCAGATCGTGCCGTGGGGCAAGATGGACTGGATGGCCACCAACTTCTACGGGCAGCCGGCGCGCGACATGCAGCTCCGGTACGTCGAGTACTACGTGTCCGAGGAGGAGACGACTCTCAAGGACAAGTACTCCCGAGACCACTACGTGTTCAAGAACCCCATGCAGATCCACGCGCAGGGATGGCCGGCGCTCGCAGAGATCGTCATGAAGCAGGATGTCATGGTCAATGTCACCAGATTCAAGCCGTTTCTCCTCAAGGCGCTGGACCAGCTGCAGGATTGATTAGAGCGTTTGTCTTGGGTTATTTGGTTACTTGGTTTGTTGGGGTATAGCTGATGAGTTCTCATTTTGTAAGTTCAAATCAAAGTTACTTAATTGATTTCATTTCTGGTGTATACATACTACAGACGAGTTACTAGTAGTACATTGCTGACCAGAGCACTGAAGATATACTACCTGTACTGAACTGGGAACAGCATATACATACTGATGAAGTGATGAAACTGTCGCTTGTCTCTGAATGAGTAAACTAACTGTCGCTTGTCTCTGAATGAGTAAACTAATTGAGTGCTTTTTTATTTTAAAAGTGAGCTGTCCACTCATATGCTTCGGACCAAGCACGTTTTGCTCCAAACGGGGTGCCACAATCTCGAGGGACGGCACATAGCCCAAGTACTCTTGCAATATTTTACCAACAAAGACGACTGGATACCCGTCCAATAAAAAGCAGCTGGATAATAGTATCAACTTGTGCAACTAATAATGCATCAATCAATGGATATTGCACATCGTTGATACAGTCAGGGAATGGTGACACGCTGCCTAGAAACATTATTGATGCCCCTCGCAAAAAAAAAGTATTATTGATGCGTCCCGTGCAGATTCTCGTGACGGCAAAGGCTTGAAGATCACGGCTTCTTTCTTCGGGATGCACATCAACAAAGAGGATTAACAGGGTCTCACGAAAGGGTGCGACAGGGGGAACACATATCCATTGATTATTTGAAATTTGGTATATGTCCTGGACGGGTCTACTCTAACCACATATATGACCTCCGCATACCCATTACAAATACATGTCATTTAACATACAAGCATGGTTTTTAGATTTTTATTTGACCGCTAACTTTTGCTACATTATATACCAAACGAATTAAACTGTGAACATACTTTGAAAAACGCTTGGCTTCCACGAGCGGATCTCTCGTGCGAGCATCCACCGGTTAGTCCATGTGACGCGTCGAACGTCATTTTGCTTTCTTTCGTTTAACGTGGCCGCTACTCACTGTCTGTTACGATGAGTTTCTGTTGTAAGGTCTTTGTTGGAAAAAAAATGTAACAAGACTTTTGTTATAGAAAAAAAATTACAACGAGACCTCCGTTGcaaataaataaattcaaaaacttCACCTATGTTGCAAGAATTTTTGTAACATGACCCGTGTTGCGGAAATTTCCTACAACACGTTCTATGTTGCAATGGTAAAACAAGACACTTGGTCGCTCAATCGGTCGGATCTAACGGCTCGCGAGGCGACGAATCTTTTCAAAAAATCCGTCGACGATCGCGTAGCGGCGTTCATATACTTTTCGAGACGGATCTCAACATATGATTTAGAAGGTCTCAATCAAAGTATTTTTCACTCCCAAAAAAAAACTAAACATTTGAAATAATATTTACGGTCAAAGTTTTAAATCTTTCACACTTAAGACATGCCAAGAACGAAATGTATTTGTAGTATACTGGTATGAAGATAGTAGCGAAAATCTTATCTACTTGACCGGCTaaatcaacaacaacataaaacacTAGTAGAATGATTATTTTCGCTTCGTTGTTCTGCCAGACTGCAAAATCTAGAAGTTCTTTTAATGGGAATAACCGTGGGTGTCCattgaaagaaaaagaaaagaaaaaatatactCTAAAATGATATTGAATTCTGCTGTACCCACTTTTATAATTTAGCACACAAATATGCATTTTTGTGTTTGAAAATTTCTAGAAACAATCAGACACATCTATTTTTAGTTGAAACTGACTCATGTACATGTTCGTGAATAATATGACCATTTGTCACCTACATGAAAATTATCACTATCAGTTTCATCTAAGAGAGTTGACGACAAAGGCTTGAAGATCACGGCTTCTTCTTCTAAAGTGCGAGTCAAGGAAGAGAGTCGACAAGGTTGGAGTTGCGGAGGGAGAGTATAACATAAACATGTTCTGGGCATGTATTAAGTGTCTCTAGTGATATTCCCTTCATAATACAAATACATGTCATTTTGGATATTAGCACAACTTTCTAGATTTTTATTTGATGACTATTTTTTGCTAGATTATATGTATAAGTAGCACACACAAAAATATGAATATATTTTTTCATAAAAATATAAACATGTGATTTACATGTTCTCAACCTATACGTATCAAAACAATATTTAAAGTCAAAATTGTAAAATTTCCATT harbors:
- the LOC123412098 gene encoding beta-1,2-xylosyltransferease XAX1-like, which produces MASTAYARGSKPPAGPGERRQPRLAKELSRIEPKKLGIGLVAGCCLALLTYISFARLFAIYSPVFESTSMVMKNAPPASTAVPSTEQAVPVQKKVEVEEQKDLGGGDAEPKEPGFPQETKIDEKAETPAETESTEKEETAVTKPDGGDKTEEAKAKMTCDENAVDEGFPYARPSVCELTGDVRVSPKEKTMFFINPAGAGPFDDNGEKKIRPYARKDTFLLPGVVEVTIKSVASPVSAPACARRHDVPAVVFSTAGYTDNFFHDNTDVMIPLFLSTAHFAGEVQLLITNFKPWWVKKFAPLLKKLSNYEVINFDKEEEVHCFPGGQLGLYRDRDLIIAPHATRNPHNYTMVDYNRFLRRAFGLPRDVPAVLGEKTTVRPKMLMIERKGTRKLLNLPAVRALCEQLGFEVTVAEAGADVRAFAETVNAADVLLAVHGAGLTNQIFLPTGAVLVQIVPWGKMDWMATNFYGQPARDMQLRYVEYYVSEEETTLKDKYSRDHYVFKNPMQIHAQGWPALAEIVMKQDVMVNVTRFKPFLLKALDQLQD